Part of the Subtercola frigoramans genome, GGGGTTATCGGCCAGAACGGGGTGGATGGACGCGAGCCACTAGGACTCCTTGCGCTAGTTGCTCTCCTTGGTGTCGATGAGTCTCAGGGGTTCGACTAGTCAGATTCTCTAGACGGGGACGAGAAACGTGGGACGTGCCGGCCGAGCCGGACGGCCGTCGTCGCTAACGTGAAGTCGCACATGCGGCAGGCCTCGTTGACCGCGCCAGAAGGAGACGGCTGCGCCACAAAAGAGTCTCCGAGTAGACCAGAGCGCAGGATTCATCTGACTGGATCGATCTCTTGACGATGAAAGTTATCACTGGTAAATTTTTGACAGCTTCCACTGTGGGGAGCGAAGGCGAGAATTTCGAACTCGCTGATTCTGATGTCAGAGAGGACACGAGAATGGTTAAGAGAAATGCGAGGCGAGGGGCGGTCGTCGCGGTCCTGCTGGGGGCGCTCGCGCTGTCGGCATGTGCGTCGTCCGGAGGAAGCTCCTCCGATCCCGAAAGCTGCACCCCGGCGCCGAAAGGCGAGAAGGTGACGCTGAGCTTGTCTACCTGGATTCCAAACTTTCAGGAGACGGTCGACTTGTGGAACAGCGAGCATCCAGATATCCAGGTTGATTACACCGAAGTCACCCAAGGGAACCAAGGTACGTACCAGACTTATCTCAATCAGATCAAGGCGGGTAAGACGGCCGACCTCGGGTACTTCGACTACGACGTGCTGCCGACATTCCGGATCGCTGACGGTCTCCGGAACCTCTACAAATGCGCCGGTGTGGCCGACGCACAAGACAAGTTCATCAAATCGGCGTGGACGGCAACCACCTTCGGACAAGACAAAAGCATCTATGGGCTCGGACTGGACTTCACTCCCGAGGGCCTCTTCTATCGCGCCGATCTTTTCAAACAGGCGGGAATTCCCGTCCCTACCACATGGGATGAGTACTACCAGGCTGCCAAAGCAGTGAGGGCGACGGGCGGCTACATTGCCAACCTCCCGAGTTGGGGCACCTTCTGGCCGACCAACTGGATGCAGGCTGGTAAGAAGTGGTTCGAGCTCGACGGTGACACCTGGAAGGTGAACATCGCGACGGATGAGAACAAGCAGATTGCCGATCGCCTTCAGCAATTGGTTGATGAAAAGCTGGTCACGACCTACCCGCTCTTTCAAGATGAGTACTCGAAGGCTCTCAACGACGGCGTCATCTGGAGTCAGCTCGGCGGGCCATGGGGATTCCGCCTGATTCCCAGCTCTGCAGCCGACACCGCGGGTAATTGGTCACTCACCAAGATGCCCGTGATCGACGGATCAACCAGCATCGCCTCATGGGGTGGTGCGGCGATGGGCGTCTTCAAGAATTCAGCGCACCCGTACGAGGCAGCAGAATTCGCCCTGTGGGCCACGACTGATCCCAAAGCGCTCGCTCTGAATTCGTCGCGGGGGGGCATCTTCCCCCCGATCAAGGACGTTGTGAGCCAGGTTCCAGAAATGCAGGCCACAAACCCCTTCTTCGGCGACCAGGCTGTCTTCAAGGAGATGAAC contains:
- a CDS encoding ABC transporter substrate-binding protein, giving the protein MKVITGKFLTASTVGSEGENFELADSDVREDTRMVKRNARRGAVVAVLLGALALSACASSGGSSSDPESCTPAPKGEKVTLSLSTWIPNFQETVDLWNSEHPDIQVDYTEVTQGNQGTYQTYLNQIKAGKTADLGYFDYDVLPTFRIADGLRNLYKCAGVADAQDKFIKSAWTATTFGQDKSIYGLGLDFTPEGLFYRADLFKQAGIPVPTTWDEYYQAAKAVRATGGYIANLPSWGTFWPTNWMQAGKKWFELDGDTWKVNIATDENKQIADRLQQLVDEKLVTTYPLFQDEYSKALNDGVIWSQLGGPWGFRLIPSSAADTAGNWSLTKMPVIDGSTSIASWGGAAMGVFKNSAHPYEAAEFALWATTDPKALALNSSRGGIFPPIKDVVSQVPEMQATNPFFGDQAVFKEMNSWAEDVNPEWLWGPTMVQVNADLESEMAKALSGQQTIFDALKVVQGNTVDAIKSQGLSVTQ